A single region of the Streptomyces sp. ITFR-16 genome encodes:
- a CDS encoding EamA family transporter has product MTPLVAMAVLTAAFTHAGWNAIAHAIKDQLVSFTLISGGGLLIGAAAALFVPFPAADAWPYLFVSAALHVAYMLLLMRSFTLGDFGQMYPIARGTAPLVVTVLAAVFVGEVPDGWATAGVAVASAGLVGLALWGIRGAGKRPQWPAILAALATGLAIAGYTTVDGVGVRASGSSLGYIAWLMILEGVAIPLYALHRRRTALPAQLRPYAVRGLLGAALSVTAYGLVLWAQTRAALAPVAALRESSIIVGAAIGTVFFKERFGAPRIAAAGLMVVGIGLMLHTS; this is encoded by the coding sequence GTGACCCCGCTGGTCGCCATGGCCGTCCTGACCGCGGCCTTCACCCACGCGGGCTGGAACGCGATCGCCCACGCGATCAAGGACCAGCTCGTCTCGTTCACCCTGATCTCCGGCGGCGGTCTGCTGATCGGCGCGGCCGCCGCCCTCTTCGTGCCCTTCCCGGCGGCGGACGCCTGGCCGTATCTGTTCGTGTCCGCCGCCCTGCACGTGGCGTACATGCTGCTGCTGATGCGCTCGTTCACGCTGGGCGACTTCGGCCAGATGTATCCGATCGCGCGCGGCACCGCCCCGCTCGTGGTGACCGTCCTGGCCGCCGTCTTCGTGGGCGAGGTCCCGGACGGCTGGGCGACGGCGGGCGTCGCGGTCGCCTCCGCCGGGCTCGTCGGGCTGGCCCTGTGGGGCATCAGGGGCGCCGGGAAGCGCCCGCAGTGGCCCGCCATTCTGGCCGCGCTCGCCACGGGTCTGGCCATCGCGGGCTACACGACGGTCGACGGCGTCGGGGTCCGCGCCTCCGGCAGTTCGCTCGGCTACATCGCCTGGCTGATGATCCTGGAGGGCGTCGCCATCCCCCTCTACGCCCTGCACCGCCGCCGCACCGCGCTCCCGGCCCAGCTCCGCCCGTACGCGGTGCGCGGCCTGCTCGGCGCGGCCCTGTCGGTGACGGCGTACGGACTCGTCCTGTGGGCCCAGACGCGGGCGGCGCTGGCCCCGGTCGCCGCGCTCCGCGAGTCCTCGATCATCGTCGGCGCGGCCATCGGCACGGTGTTCTTCAAGGAGCGGTTCGGCGCCCCGCGCATCGCCGCCGCCGGTCTCATGGTGGTGGGGATCGGCTTGATGCTGCATACGAGTTGA
- a CDS encoding YbaK/EbsC family protein, protein MSTFDTGAPTGNDTSAAHPRFAEALRELGLDVEIRRFPEATRTAAEAAAALGCELGEIVKSLIFEADGVPVLVLMDGASRVDTERVRQELGAAKVRRPGADVVREATGYAIGGVPPFGHRTRTRVLADRGLLAHDVVWAAAGTPYTVFPLDPGSLIGHAGGTVVDVREQTT, encoded by the coding sequence ATGAGCACTTTTGACACCGGCGCCCCCACGGGCAACGACACGTCAGCCGCCCACCCCCGATTCGCCGAGGCCCTGCGCGAGCTCGGTCTCGACGTCGAGATCCGCCGCTTCCCGGAGGCCACCCGGACCGCGGCCGAGGCCGCCGCCGCCCTCGGCTGCGAGCTCGGCGAGATCGTCAAGTCGCTGATCTTCGAGGCCGACGGGGTGCCCGTCCTGGTCCTGATGGACGGCGCCTCGCGCGTCGACACCGAGCGCGTACGGCAGGAGCTGGGCGCGGCGAAGGTGCGGCGGCCGGGCGCGGACGTGGTCCGGGAGGCCACGGGGTACGCGATCGGCGGGGTACCGCCCTTCGGGCACCGCACGAGGACCCGGGTACTGGCCGACCGGGGGCTGCTCGCGCACGACGTGGTGTGGGCGGCGGCCGGCACCCCGTACACGGTCTTCCCGCTCGACCCGGGGTCGCTGATCGGCCACGCGGGCGGCACGGTGGTGGACGTCCGCGAGCAGACCACGTGA